The Triticum aestivum cultivar Chinese Spring chromosome 3A, IWGSC CS RefSeq v2.1, whole genome shotgun sequence genome includes a region encoding these proteins:
- the LOC123057669 gene encoding receptor-like protein 54, translated as MYISNNQISGSLPTHLDGMAFDQLYLSSNWLTGPIPTLPINITLLDISNNTFSETIPSNLEASQLEVLCMHSNQIGGYIPESICKLEQLKYLDLSNNNLEGGIPQCPDIHNIEYLILSNNSLSGKIPALLENNTRLQFLDLAWNNFSGRLPTWIWKLANLRFLILSHNKFSDSIPVDVTKLVRLQYLDLSGNRFFGAIPCHLSNLTFRRTLQEEYMDTYDLLLHDPSEFAIGIGPQELGQILSVNTKGQHLIYHRTLEYFVGIDLSCNSLTGEIPTDITSLDALVNLNLSSNQLSGQIPNMIDAMQSLESLDLSQNKLSGEIPSSLSNLTSLSYLDLSYNSLSGRIPSGPQLDTLSAENQSLMYIGNSGLCGPPVHKNCSGNDPSIRGDLESSKAEFEPLTFYFGLVLGFVVGLWMVFCALLFKKTWRIACFRLFDEVYDQVYVFVVVKWASFAKKIDED; from the coding sequence ATGTACATCTCTAACAACCAAATAAGTGGCAGCTTGCCAACACATCTGGATGGCATGGCTTTCGATCAGCTCTATCTCAGTTCCAACTGGCTTACTGGACCAATACCTACTTTGCCAATAAATATCACCCTATTAGACATCTCCAACAATACATTTTCAGAAACAATACCATCAAACCTTGAAGCCTCACAACTTGAAGTATTGTGTATGCATTCAAATCAAATTGGTGGCTACATTCCAGAATCCATTTGCAAATTGGAACAACTAAAGTATCTGGATTTGTCGAACAATAATTTGGAGGGTGGAATTCCTCAATGTCCTGACATCCACAATATAGAATATCTAATACTCAGCAACAACAGTTTATCAGGAAAAATTCCAGCACTTTTAGAGAACAACACACGTCTGCAGTTTTTGGATCTGGCATGGAATAACTTCTCTGGAAGATTGCCTACATGGATATGGAAGCTGGCCAATTTACGTTTTCTCATACTGAGCCACAATAAATTTTCTGATAGTATTCCAGTCGACGTAACAAAGCTTGTGCGCCTTCAATACTTGGATTTATCAGGCAATAGGTTCTTTGGTGCAATACCTTGTCATCTGTCGAACCTAACATTTAGGAGAACATTACAAGAGGAATACATGGATACGTATGATCTTCTCCTACATGATCCCAGTGAATTTGCGATCGGAATTGGGCCTCAAGAACTAGGACAAATATTGTCAGTAAATACAAAAGGCCAGCATCTTATATATCACAGGACACTTGAATATTTTGTGGGCAttgatttatcatgcaactccttgacTGGTGAAATTCCTACAGACATCACTTCACTTGATGCACTAGTGAATTTGAATTTATCATCAAACCAGTTGAGTGGACAAATTCCAAACATGATTGACGCCATGCAGTCATTAGAATCACTCGACCTCTCTCAGAATAAGCTTTCTGGTGAAATCCCATCGAGCTTGTCAAATCTGACATCTCTGAGCTACCTGGACCTGTCCTACAACAGTTTGTCTGGCAGGATACCCTCTGGCCCCCAACTTGACACCCTCAGTGCTGAAAACCAGTCACTTATGTACATCGGCAACAGTGGACTTTGTGGGCCTCCTGTCCACAAGAATTGTTCAGGAAATGATCCTTCCATCCGTGGCGATCTCGAAAGCAGCAAGGCAGAATTTGAGCCATTGACCTTTTATTTTGGTCTTGTGCTGGGATTTGTGGTGGGGCTTTGGATGGTGTTTTGTGCACTGCTGTTCAAGAAGACATGGAGAATTGCTTGTTTCCGGCTCTTCGACGAGGTGTACGATCAAGTCTATGTATTTGTGGTTGTGAAGTGGGCAAGCTTCGCAAAGAAAATAGATGAAGACTAA